A genomic window from Geovibrio ferrireducens includes:
- the modA gene encoding molybdate ABC transporter substrate-binding protein, whose amino-acid sequence MRILLIALCLLISVSAFAKDVTVFGAASVTNAMDEIIAAYKKEKGVNVIASYASSGPLAKQIENGAPADIFISANMSWMDYLLEKDKIEAGTNVPYLANKLAFIAPVSSKTEKISGLDGATVKKLIGSGKFAMGDPEHVPAGKYTQKAMEGWGIWKDLESQAVRMQDVRSTLAMVERAVPYGFVYFSDAAVSNKVKVISLVDDSLTGKIIYPMGIVKGKRTPETEAFYNFLKTDYASGVFLKYGFIVVK is encoded by the coding sequence ATGAGAATACTCCTTATCGCATTATGCCTGCTTATCAGTGTTTCAGCCTTCGCCAAAGATGTCACTGTCTTCGGCGCGGCTTCCGTAACAAACGCGATGGATGAAATTATCGCCGCTTACAAAAAGGAAAAGGGCGTTAATGTCATAGCTTCCTACGCATCCTCCGGCCCCCTTGCAAAACAGATAGAAAACGGCGCTCCCGCAGATATTTTCATATCAGCTAACATGAGCTGGATGGATTATCTGCTTGAAAAGGACAAAATTGAGGCAGGAACAAATGTGCCCTACCTCGCTAACAAGCTCGCTTTTATCGCCCCTGTCTCCTCCAAAACAGAGAAAATATCAGGCCTTGACGGAGCCACAGTGAAAAAACTCATCGGCAGCGGCAAGTTCGCTATGGGCGACCCTGAGCACGTTCCCGCCGGGAAATACACTCAGAAGGCAATGGAAGGCTGGGGAATCTGGAAGGATCTTGAATCTCAGGCAGTCAGAATGCAGGACGTAAGATCGACTCTCGCCATGGTCGAACGCGCCGTCCCTTACGGCTTTGTTTACTTCTCTGATGCCGCAGTCAGCAACAAGGTAAAGGTTATTTCTCTTGTGGATGATTCTCTCACAGGGAAAATAATATATCCCATGGGCATAGTAAAAGGAAAACGCACTCCCGAAACGGAAGCATTTTACAATTTCCTTAAAACAGACTATGCTTCTGGAGTTTTTCTGAAATACGGATTTATTGTGGTGAAGTAA